One segment of Paenibacillus rhizovicinus DNA contains the following:
- a CDS encoding NADPH-dependent F420 reductase, whose product MKIASIGSGNMGGTLGKRWATLGHRVMFGSRNPHSEKITLLLQDAGANAQAGTIKEAVAFGEIILLAVLPDDVEHVLTEAGDLDGKILINCTNRYDDKSADAEVRRLAQNGRVVRAFHTLPWEVLANPRYEAGIATAFLSGDDPEAVAAVAKLTTQMGLDPVDVGGPDGMAKVETAIGTIWSILAPKFGREYSLSVLRR is encoded by the coding sequence ATGAAGATCGCTTCGATTGGTTCAGGAAATATGGGCGGAACACTGGGGAAAAGATGGGCAACTCTTGGGCATCGCGTGATGTTCGGCTCACGGAACCCGCATAGCGAGAAGATAACGCTATTGCTGCAGGATGCGGGCGCTAACGCGCAGGCCGGGACGATCAAGGAAGCGGTGGCGTTCGGCGAGATAATCCTGCTAGCCGTGCTGCCCGATGATGTGGAGCACGTGTTGACCGAGGCGGGGGATCTGGATGGGAAGATCCTCATCAATTGCACTAACCGGTACGACGATAAGTCCGCTGATGCGGAGGTCCGGCGCCTGGCTCAGAATGGGCGCGTCGTCCGCGCCTTCCACACGCTGCCGTGGGAAGTGCTTGCAAACCCACGGTACGAAGCGGGCATCGCGACGGCTTTCTTGAGCGGGGATGATCCCGAAGCTGTAGCGGCTGTTGCCAAGTTGACAACCCAGATGGGGCTGGATCCGGTAGATGTCGGCGGTCCTGACGGAATGGCGAAGGTGGAGACGGCGATCGGGACGATCTGGAGCATACTCGCTCCCAAGTTCGGGCGGGAATACAGCCTTAGCGTGCTCAGACGTTAA